TTATGGAAGTGTTAGAAGTAGAAGGTGAAAATCCGATGTCGAAAACGAATCCACGTAATAAAAAGCGCCATCCTCAAAAAGGTATTGAGGTAAATCGTAAGTGGGCTCGTCCAGGGTACGTACACTTAACAGATAAATAGGGAGGAGAAAAGAAGATGGCAGCACCTATTCAAGCGATTCAGAAGCAGGAGCTAACTGAGGAAGAAATAAAACAACAAAAACTCGAAGATTTAAAAGAACTGTTAACGAATAATGAAGCAGCGTTAAATCAAATGTTTAATATAGTAGGTGAACTGAATGACATTGGGATGCTGGAAGCGGCAAACTCAATGTTGAAAGCGAAAGAACCAATCGCAAAAATTATTCTCGGTCAAGTTACTCGTGAACCTGTTACAAA
This genomic interval from Bacillus cereus contains the following:
- a CDS encoding DUF1641 domain-containing protein, which encodes MAAPIQAIQKQELTEEEIKQQKLEDLKELLTNNEAALNQMFNIVGELNDIGMLEAANSMLKAKEPIAKIILGQVTREPVTNLINNMMGAAGALTELDPELTKKLIGSLLVGLEEGNEHLQSNKKVGVFDLMKVLKDPDINRAIGFGLHFLKGMGKGLKEE